The Athalia rosae chromosome 4, iyAthRosa1.1, whole genome shotgun sequence DNA segment gaaaaacaccaaagactatagtctttgctcatttttcgaaagattttggaagatttcggaatcaaaaaacaccaaagactatagtctttgctcatttttcgagggattttggaagatttcggaatcaaaaaacaccaaagactatagtctttgctcatttttcgaagggattttgagggattttggagtcgaaaaacaccagagactatagtctttgctcatttttcgagggattttggaagattttggagtcgaaaaacaccatagactatagtctttgctcatttttcgagggatttcggaagatttcggagtcaaaaaacaccaaagactatagactttgctcatttttcgagagattttgaaggattttggagtcgaaaaacaccaaagactatagtctttgctcatttttcgaggaattttggaagattttggagtcaaaaaacaccaaagactatagtctttgctcatttttcgagggattttgaaggattttggagtaaaaaaacaccaaagactatagactttgctcatttttcgagggattttgaaggattttggagtcaaaaaacaccaaagactatagtctttgctcatttttcgagggattttggaagattttggagtcaaaaaacaccaaagactatagtctttgctcatttttcgagggattttggaagattttggagtcaaaaaacaccaaagactatagtctttgctcatttttcgagggattttgaaagattttggagtcgaaaaacaccaaagactatagtctttgctcattttttgagggattttggaagatttcggagtcacaaaacaccaaagactatagtctttgctcatttttcgagggatttcggaagatttcggagtcacaaaacaccaaagactatagtctttgctcatttttcgagggattttggaagattttggagtcaaaaaacaccaaagaccatagtctttgctcattttttgagggattttgaaggattttggatttttcgaggggtataatatattcatgaTCATTCATAAATAGCTTTCAAAGAGAGGAATCTAATTTATTGGTCGACTGGTTTTTCAGAATTCATCTCTCTGTAAATATTCGCATGGGGTAGTTCATGTGTGATAGCCTTAGGGTATGCAACCCACAtttcatctttgaaaaattcttggaCCATATTCTTGACCTTGTCGACCTCTGTTGTCCTTCCAAGAAAACATTTCATTAGTTTTACAGCGGTCGGTAATAAAACATGTACTTGATGAGATGTAAAAATAGATACTACGCTGGTCATTTTATGAGGGAAGATTATTACTCGCCTAGGTAGGCAGATGGTCAACGCAGTACGCAGTCTTGCAGTATTCAGTGTTAACTGTTTAGAAATAGTGATAATTGTTGGATATTTGTAGTATTTTTCGGAAGTCTGGCATGATAGTTTGATTTGACAGAAGGACTAGGTCGTTAAGATGGATTGGTGCTTTGAAGCGATGAGTAAAAGTGATCGGGGTTTGGCATAATAATGTCAGATTGGTGACGTTTCGAGGTCTACGGAAATGTATAAAGGCATCACAggagcagcagtagcagctgACAATTTTTACACATCTGACAGTTAAAATAACGCTTGcgtaattcaaattttaaatataatacaacAAACCACAGATATAACTGAGGTCTTTATGACCGTATTCACGTGATCTATTCGCATAATAAAGACGCAATTGCGTTTATGATGGCGTGTACTGATGTCTCATCAAACAGAAAACATTACATGGGTCCAGAGTCCCTGGCTGATCTCAGCTTCAGGTTGATTTGCACAAATTTGGATATAATATCAAGCAAGGATGAACGAGGGTATAGAATTTTGCACCCAGGAATTGCACTTCCGAGTGGAATATGTGACAGGATTATTGAATTTGTCCAGAAAAATGGGACTGGCGACGTTGATGATTATTTCATatctatatttaaaaataattctactAAACTAAAGCGAGTAAAGATTGTAAACTGCAGCTTGTCAGATGAGTCTGTTTTCACTATTACCAAACACAAAGTTGCGGAGCTTGAATTAAGCGAATGTGGAAATATGACAGAGTTATCGTTGGAGCATATTAACGCCAACTCTGAAAACCTTGTCAGTTTGGCTTTTCGAGGAGCCTCAACGGTCATTCCTCCATACCTGAAAGATGGTAAAGATCAAGAccttttttctcagttttgtCAAAGTTTTCAGTGGTTTCAAACGATTGacttatttgaatatttcagaTGAAGATTTACCTACAAATTACAGCAGAAGAGGCTATGTGTTAAAAGCTCCCAATTTGAGACGACTAGCTCTTTGGTATCTGCGAATACCAGCTACGGAGTACATCCTGTTATTATCAGGTTTAACCAGTCTTACTCACTTGGATTTGTCATATGCTTCAAATATTGGCAATCTTTACTTCCACAAACTCATACCAAACCTTGTTTCACTATCGCTTTACAATGTAAACGTCAGCGCCAGTTGCATCAGAAGTATTTGCCACTTAAAAAATTTAAGGTATAATTTCTGAAGTATTTGTgcgttttaattatttgtttcaatttacttCACTATGGTCATGTTATTTTAAGGGAGTTGGATATATCTCAATCAAATACTAAATTTGGAGAATATGCGTTTCCAAATAAAACACTTGAAACACTGATCTGGGGATTGCCAAACCTTATTTCATTGGATATCGGTGGTACTAATCTAGCAGGAACTGGAGTTGCAGAAAAACCAGATCATCCCGTTGAAAAAGATTGTCAACTATGCGATATACCAGGACTTACGTCAAGAGTTAATAAGCCCTTACAATTTTTGGGTCTCTATGGAACTGCTCATGGAGCCTGCAGGCGACGCGACATTCCTGCCAAAGTGGTGGGTACAGCTAGGTTTTTCGAATACAACAAGAATATTTACTTGTTATTATGAATTGACTGTAACTCTGTAACAATTGATCGATTTATCAAATGTACAGATAGCAGGAGACTCCAATGAGGAACAAATATTAGTTGCGGCAAGAGTTTGTATGGATAACAAACCGGATCTTTTAAGAAAAGTTTTGAGCGATCTGTATCATGTCTTTAGATATGAAACTTGTAAGCACATGGATCAGGCGTTGTGTATTGTTCTTGAAGCAATGGAAAAACACCCCTCTGAAAGGCATATACAAATTTCGGGAAGGTTAGTAAGACGGGTTGTGCTAGACATAACATGTGTATACTTTAAATTTGAAGTCGTACAATtaactattatacatattgcaCAGCGCGACGTTGTTCTACATAGTTAAACTGAAGGAAGAAAACGGATTAGTTgtagaaatgaaacgaagaataatAGGCTCTCTACTCGCAGGAATGAGTGCTCATAGGGATGAAGATACTATGATGCGCAATGGTTGCTTAGCTTTATGTCAGTTTCGCATCCCCCATGACGTGGTGTGTAATgcacaattattattgctaCTTGTTGGCTTATTTCTGTTTATTGAATTCACGAGACCAGTAAGCTGGTGAATTTATGTGGTTCGCAGAACATGGAAGAtaattctttccttctttttaccttcattattttattcaaggtTCAATAAAGCAATACATGTTTATAGATGTGGAATTACGAAGTACTCGTAAGAGTGCTGTTACACTCGGCACAAAATGCGGAACCTGAAGGATTTGTTCAACGGATTGGGCTTTACTTACTGAACTCACTAGCCTGTAAAGTTGATGGAAAGCAAAAACTGCTTTTAGGAGAATTAGGCTGCGTCCCAACTATGTTACGATTGATCGAATACAGGCTTAAGCGTAGAATATTTGACGATGTGTTGGAAGTAGCCTGGTCTACCATGTGGAACATGACCGATGAAACTCCAAGCAATTGTAAACGGTTTTTGGATGCACAAGGCATGCGGCTCTTTCTTGGGTGCgcagatgtatgtatacttttaACTATTCACGGCTTATGgacgaaggttttttttttatgaaagtTATAAATGCGCGGAGTGAAACgtgattataaatatttatctctGTTAGGCTTACCCATATAAGGAAGAGTTACTAAGAAATATGATGGGGCTATTGGGTAATGTAGCAGAAGTGGAAGAACTCCGACCAAAACTGATGCGAACACGATTTATAGACGTTTTTGCGGACATGTTGTCATCTGACAGTGAGGGGATCGAGGTACCCAACCACTATGACtttctcatctcttttttcactcaataGCAATAATGCTCCTGTCCTGAGTGTATAGAAAAAG contains these protein-coding regions:
- the LOC105690016 gene encoding protein zer-1 homolog, whose translation is MMACTDVSSNRKHYMGPESLADLSFRLICTNLDIISSKDERGYRILHPGIALPSGICDRIIEFVQKNGTGDVDDYFISIFKNNSTKLKRVKIVNCSLSDESVFTITKHKVAELELSECGNMTELSLEHINANSENLVSLAFRGASTVIPPYLKDDEDLPTNYSRRGYVLKAPNLRRLALWYLRIPATEYILLLSGLTSLTHLDLSYASNIGNLYFHKLIPNLVSLSLYNVNVSASCIRSICHLKNLRELDISQSNTKFGEYAFPNKTLETLIWGLPNLISLDIGGTNLAGTGVAEKPDHPVEKDCQLCDIPGLTSRVNKPLQFLGLYGTAHGACRRRDIPAKVIAGDSNEEQILVAARVCMDNKPDLLRKVLSDLYHVFRYETCKHMDQALCIVLEAMEKHPSERHIQISGSATLFYIVKLKEENGLVVEMKRRIIGSLLAGMSAHRDEDTMMRNGCLALCQFRIPHDVMWNYEVLVRVLLHSAQNAEPEGFVQRIGLYLLNSLACKVDGKQKLLLGELGCVPTMLRLIEYRLKRRIFDDVLEVAWSTMWNMTDETPSNCKRFLDAQGMRLFLGCADAYPYKEELLRNMMGLLGNVAEVEELRPKLMRTRFIDVFADMLSSDSEGIELSYNAAGILAHLASDGENAWVIERPARTAVLARMVVAIERWDLSTERNINYRSFVPLLRLLDIYHTPECQLWAIWALANLTKVYPTKYCILVESEGGLEKLQRLIEDTRPYARIKELAYQVLTQCQLAGYREKFQSLTSPSDNECSAQSS